One Glycine soja cultivar W05 chromosome 7, ASM419377v2, whole genome shotgun sequence genomic window, CTagaattaaagttttaaaataacaaaccgAACGACAATATTTTATCATTAGGCTATTTCTGAACgaataaaaaaacatgcataTCCAGACGAGGGGAAAGTTAGGTACCTATCTCCACTTCATTCTTGAATTACATGATCATTCAGATTCTTTCTAAAAAATTTGTGATTGTTCAACAGAAGTGATAGAAGTCCAATGATCGATAAAGACatattgaagtaaaaaaaataaaaaaaaaaaagaatgctaACAAGATATTAGAAAAATGAATGACTACAAACTTagaccaaaaaaataaactgtAACTAAATTCAACATGAACCTTCGCAATCTACAGCTTTCTCAATCGTCTGACCCGGTTGTGGACAAGATTGAAAACGTCAAGGCTCTGAGCATTGTATATACAAAGATGTGCCAACTAAACAATCCATTCTCTGAAATTGCACAATGACAAAATATTCAGTTGCATGCTGTAGGTGATTTCTATTCACGAACTACTTCAACTGATTCAGGCCATGCCTCCTATCATGAACATCATTATCTATCCAAAGCATCTAAAATGCTTATTTTATAGTACTAAATTAAATGCTACCCACTTTTACCAAAGTAAGATGTTACCAAATACAATGTTTAGAAAAAGGATTCGAGGAATTaccagagaaaaaaaattgggttCATTTGTCATGGTGAGATATACTTGAGCtccatcaattattttttcacaaatGGTTTCTGGCAAACAAGTAGCCTCTGGTCACTGCCATTCTGAAGATCAACTATCCTTGCATCCCAACGTACCTGTGTTGCAAACATGCGAGCCATCTCGATAGCTCCCATTGTATCAGAAAGAATGACCCATCCCTACAAAATTGATGCAACGTAATAAAAAGTTAGGCTTCATTGACCATGCCAATATACTGAGACTGACAACTACTTGTATTCAGATGCACAAATCCAATAAATTACTACCTTCAGTCTTATATATAGGAGCCCTTTAAGCACTTCACAATACTTGGGGATATTAGTTCATTTAATTAGTGATATTAAATCTGTCaacaatttgtttaattttttcacaaTTATCCTTAAAATTATTGGGATATCATCTTTTATTCTCTTTccacctaattaattaatgtatctACACTTAAGTGATAACATTTTGCTTTCTATAGGAAATAGCAAAGTGAATGATAGAGATAGTTCTGGCTAGTGATCTTCCCCTATTCTCATGAGAATCCAAGAAATTAATTCCCTGCACTCGTCGTTCACGGAccagaaaaaaatattgagtaACTAATTAACTATGggcattttttaaaagaaaaaaaaattgttaaagacAATTTAAAAGAACCATGGCAAACTTTCCAAGAGATTCCTATAATAATGATCACGGGTAGTATTTCATACGAGCATCACAACAATATTGAGCATACATCATTAGATTAAATGACTGAAAAAGAATTGTATAATATCTACCAAGATCATCCTTTCTGGaggatatgtaaaaaaaaaaaccctaataAAAGGTGGAAAGGAAGAGGAAGGAAGGTGCCAGATAACTGTTCtgctatctctttttttttttaaatgtacatTGTACAAAAATCAAGGATGAAACCTTCCAGCGCAAACAATCCTGAAAATGAATATAAACAGGGGCATCATACCTCTGGACGCAGTATTCTATCCATCTCCAAGAATAAGTCTACCATGCTGCACCTCTCTGAGGAGAGATGTGAGATAAGTCCATATGCATGAAGCATATCATATGTTCTGGGGTAGGTGGGGAAAGGTTCACACCTGAAGATTGATATCAGTTGTCAGATACAAAAAAGAATTATCTGAAGCTCATATGCATTAACAGAGTGAACTCCGAACAGGTAGATGATGTTCTTTAGAATTGGGTTTCACAATAAAACTAAGTCTACTTTCAAATCCAACAGATCAAGTGCATGCATGTAACCTACATTCATCTTCAAATTCATTCTCAAAAGCAAAGCAAAATAAAGAAAGCAAGGGTGTGCTAGACATAAAGGTTAAAAGGTAAAGGTGAATATTAGGTATTGAAATCTCAGTATTGAATGTATCTCATCTTTGGTATATTATGCCTGTTTGTTTAagcttttaagaaattaattttaagaattcataaaaataaaaataaaattatttacattttagagATTTTATGAGAAGTAGAGATTAGCATTTGTTTGGTtacaactataaaaaatatttttcattgtaAAAGATAGTTACagttagttctttttttttcccaaaagCTACTCAAAAAAGCTTctcaaaataataagaaatttgattttaaacaagctaaatatttttaaaaatactttcttttcaaaataaaaggtatttttcatgaaaaataactaaaatcaaTGGACTCTAAACTAATAAGTCTACATTAGCTGAACTAATGCCatttaataatttacaaaataatgaattgATGAGGTATTATTTTGTACATATTTTACAAACATCACTAAATCCTTTTCAATGCAGAAATTTTCATACTCAGCAGTAAAAATATCATGTACGTATATCTTTATAaagtaaattaactaaaaattactGTTACTTTCCCAACTAGCATACACCACTCTTCTGTCATTTTTCATAAGAATGAGCTAGGGTAAGTGAAATAGATCTATCAGGCTTTAGTGGTATTATCAGTTTATCACCCTCAAGCTCTACAGTATTTCCTTCATACCTTGAATAAATTTTTCAGTATTTGGAAACATTGTTTAGATCACAGTATCACACACAACTTGCCTAGATCGTCAACAAAAAAGCAACTTACCAGTCATGCATGACACCAGCAAAACCTCTATCTAGTATAAGAGGAAGTGCATTAGAAGCCCTTGCAGGAACAACATTCATGACCCACACTGACTTTTTCTCCTCCAGCAGGGCAGCATTCAAACCCCCAAAATTAGCACTCATGTCCATAACATTCCGGATCATGTTATATGGAGGCAATGGATCTTCATCTCCAGGTCTCTTCGGATGGTCAGAGAAAATTAGTGGTGTAAGTAATGACCAATAATTGTTAACAGCTGATCTCCAATATTGGAAGTCTTCATAAAATTCTTCAGGCTGAACTCctgcaataataaaaataaattcatgaaaAGGCAAAGCAGTATAAAAAGGAAATGAAATTTAGAGGGGAAGAAGCAAGGAGAAAAACATAAGCAGAAAGCTATTAAGAAACAATACTTTCCATGAATTTTAAGTCCAGCTGAACTCAATTCAGATTCAGAAGATCTGTTCTGTATTGCAATCCAGCGCTTGCTAGAGGTCCCACTTATACATGGCAGAAGAGGCCGATAGTATGACTGAGTATCGTCTCCTTTACACACTTGTATAGTACGCTGCTTGCtgcaattaaaaaacaaatatcattGAAAACCTATAGTTATAATAGGAAGTGTTCAATGAAGCAAACCAATAGCAGAACTAGTGATAGTTGATATTAGTCATCTCAAATAAACAGTCTAttgacaataattatttatcatttacatCACCCATGTTAATACAAATATCCTTACCGAGATGCATAACAATCAATATCAGCAGTCTTCTGCCAGATGAAAGTTTCATCTTGCTGAGCTAAAAGAGTCCAGCAGAGTTGCTGGGTCAGCCCTTCCATTGGGTTTGCCATGATCCTTTTTTTCTCCCGTGATGAACCCTGTGGCCTGCTTGTAGGTGAGgttaaaacaaaatatcctCCAGGTTTAAGAACACGGTCCACTTCTATAAGGAACATCCCATCTGCAGAATGAAGTCAATGTTAGAAAGCAAAGGACAGCAGTTCATAGAAGTTAAACGATATTCACAATGGTATAGAAAAGTCATGGAACTACAGAAAAAGTATATGGAAATGGTAATACATATGGAGATAacgaaagaaaaagataaaaaaatgggTCAAATTCTCATACAAACATTTCAGACACCTATTTCAGCCATTGATTCAATAGGTGACAaacaaattacttaaaaatgaaTTAGCAACCAACTTATGACTATATATAGGCCCACTTTTTCTTGTGTTGAAATTCagttaaatcataaataatggATGTAACAAGGATCTGACTTCTAAACATTTGATTATAAAGATTATTACATCCCAAGGATCAATTATCCCATAAACTTAAGATGTTAGATGAAGGCCAAAAATGGTTTTTATATCTCTATCACAATCGACTGCATTTGTGTCATTTTAATCATTGATGATTTGGTCACTAATTTGACATTTGAGTATGTGACAAATAACCTAATCATACCTATTTGGACTCACAATCTACAACACCAAATATTGTGCACCTTACTCGGTCTTCTCTCTCATTTGTCATTCATACAACATTTGAACAAATACAAGAACTTCACTCTCAAAAATACACAAAGATATAATATGAATCTGTTCATCAACATGTAAGTTATACTATGAAAGACAGATAGAATTTTATAATGCCTACAACTACAAGTAAATCActctttttaagaataaaatagtaattaatgctcattaaatgtataattacttttttcaaCCCACATAATGCCGCACTGAGCACAGTGAACCATGTCATAAgataatgatggatatggaagCTGTCTTGAGATGAAGTTGCCAATCATAGCAGGAAGACCTCTCTCAAGAGACAATTGAACCTGGCTACCAGTTGCTTCATATGCCGCAATACAGACCGCCATTATTTTCAGTGACAATAAATGAGCTCCAAAGCTACCAAATCCACAATTAATATCTAGTATATTTCGAATCTGTTATGAAGTGATTAATATACATCAGTCATATATattatggaagaaaaaaacCTGGTCCTTAACGAGAATTATTAAAACAACATAGGCACCTAAATAACATAATCTTTCATAATGCAGGGAACTATTTTGCGC contains:
- the LOC114419836 gene encoding probable methyltransferase PMT5, with translation MGSSWLKKQSFVIGPKPPLSWLILCLISLLALIAVLSSSSSSSLNTAVGSSPRTTTAESLIYTSYRRIKEQAAVGYLELRTLSSGGGGARQKEVGLCGKERENFVPCHNVSANLVAGFKEGEEFDRHCEVYKGTEKCLVRPPKDYKAPLQWPSGRDVIWSGNVKITKDQFLSSGSMTKRLMLLEENQIAFHAEDGMIFNSVKDYTRQLAEMIGLGSDTELPQAGIRNILDINCGFGSFGAHLLSLKIMAVCIAAYEATGSQVQLSLERGLPAMIGNFISRQLPYPSLSYDMVHCAQCGIMWVEKNGMFLIEVDRVLKPGGYFVLTSPTSRPQGSSREKKRIMANPMEGLTQQLCWTLLAQQDETFIWQKTADIDCYASRKQRTIQVCKGDDTQSYYRPLLPCISGTSSKRWIAIQNRSSESELSSAGLKIHGVQPEEFYEDFQYWRSAVNNYWSLLTPLIFSDHPKRPGDEDPLPPYNMIRNVMDMSANFGGLNAALLEEKKSVWVMNVVPARASNALPLILDRGFAGVMHDWCEPFPTYPRTYDMLHAYGLISHLSSERCSMVDLFLEMDRILRPEGWVILSDTMGAIEMARMFATQVRWDARIVDLQNGSDQRLLVCQKPFVKK